The following proteins come from a genomic window of Heyndrickxia acidicola:
- a CDS encoding YwdI family protein codes for MNIDIQTLLSKMEQEVIGAKGRDMQKIREHVYSIKILCELILDEKSMYEGVSKLQTERQSMPQNVIQSPVVSVPAQPSRSLSTGDGSNGDSIFDF; via the coding sequence ATGAATATAGATATTCAAACACTGCTGTCTAAGATGGAACAGGAAGTTATAGGAGCAAAAGGAAGGGACATGCAAAAAATCCGCGAGCACGTCTACTCCATAAAAATATTATGCGAACTGATTCTTGATGAAAAATCTATGTATGAAGGTGTTTCAAAATTACAGACAGAAAGACAAAGCATGCCTCAAAATGTGATTCAGTCTCCTGTTGTATCGGTGCCTGCTCAACCATCCAGGTCATTGTCCACTGGTGATGGATCAAATGGAGATTCCATTTTTGATTTTTAA
- the gerQ gene encoding spore coat protein GerQ has translation MSNSNNYNPPPSNANNFNPPQYAYPYRQQQGATGSGTGPLPGSTQYGGGGYYPPYQGGQPPVPGAKPSGPADLLPGQLPLEQSYIENILRLNKGKLITLYATFENNREWNAKKFEGIIEAAGRDHVILSNPQTGERDLIPMVYVDYITFSEPIEYEYPYGAGPGAPRSYPPR, from the coding sequence TTGTCTAATTCAAACAATTACAATCCGCCCCCATCCAATGCCAACAACTTTAATCCACCTCAATATGCCTATCCATATCGACAGCAGCAAGGAGCAACAGGATCAGGAACGGGGCCGCTCCCAGGATCGACACAATATGGAGGAGGAGGCTATTACCCGCCATACCAAGGGGGACAGCCGCCAGTACCAGGAGCTAAACCAAGCGGTCCTGCTGATCTTCTTCCAGGACAGCTCCCGCTCGAGCAATCCTATATCGAAAATATTTTGAGGCTGAATAAAGGCAAGCTTATTACACTTTATGCCACATTCGAAAACAACCGCGAATGGAACGCTAAAAAATTTGAAGGTATTATCGAAGCTGCTGGCCGTGACCATGTCATTTTAAGTAACCCTCAAACAGGCGAGCGCGATCTTATTCCAATGGTTTACGTAGATTATATTACCTTCTCAGAACCAATAGAGTATGAATATCCATATGGAGCAGGACCTGGTGCACCAAGATCCTATCCTCCGCGTTAA
- a CDS encoding lipoate--protein ligase family protein, producing MEQALSILEQPDWRIIDQSSLGPLFHGMQSFAMDDTLCTSVGAGCSAATARAWVHHQTVVLGIQDTKLPFLEEGLKLLKEKQFNYIVRNSGGLAVVLDEGVLNLTLVFPDTEKGIDINRGYDAMYRLIQNMFSDFNAVIEAREIQGSYCPGSYDLSINGKKFAGISQRRIRKGVAVQIYLCVSGSGRKRAELIQQFYEKALNNAQTKFVYPEVNPDVMASLSELLDTPLTIGDVMLRFLKVLKSISGRIYSNPLTEEELEWYEIHYQRMVNRNERFI from the coding sequence ATGGAGCAGGCTTTATCAATTTTAGAACAACCAGATTGGCGAATTATTGATCAGTCCAGTCTAGGTCCTTTGTTCCACGGCATGCAGTCCTTTGCTATGGATGATACGTTATGTACCTCGGTTGGAGCGGGATGTTCCGCGGCAACGGCGAGAGCATGGGTCCATCATCAAACTGTGGTGCTTGGGATACAGGATACAAAGCTTCCATTCCTAGAAGAGGGTCTGAAGTTATTAAAAGAAAAACAATTTAACTATATTGTCAGAAATTCGGGGGGACTTGCTGTTGTATTAGATGAGGGTGTGCTCAACCTTACTCTCGTGTTCCCGGATACAGAAAAGGGCATTGATATTAACAGGGGCTATGATGCCATGTACAGGCTTATTCAAAATATGTTTTCTGACTTTAATGCAGTGATTGAAGCAAGGGAAATACAAGGCTCTTATTGTCCGGGCAGCTATGATTTAAGCATTAATGGGAAAAAGTTCGCCGGTATTTCCCAAAGGCGCATCCGAAAAGGGGTAGCGGTACAAATTTATCTTTGTGTTTCGGGCTCGGGCAGGAAAAGGGCAGAATTGATTCAGCAATTCTATGAAAAGGCATTAAATAATGCACAAACTAAGTTTGTGTATCCAGAGGTAAATCCGGACGTGATGGCCTCCCTATCAGAGCTTTTGGATACACCACTGACCATTGGGGACGTAATGCTCCGGTTTTTAAAAGTGCTAAAATCCATAAGCGGCAGAATTTATTCTAACCCGCTGACAGAAGAGGAACTAGAATGGTATGAAATCCATTATCAGCGTATGGTAAACAGGAATGAAAGATTTATTTAG
- the hemQ gene encoding hydrogen peroxide-dependent heme synthase: MSEPAQTLDGWYSLHDLRSIDWPSWKALSSDERESAIYEFQQFLEKLNKTQENKKGSHSLYTIVGQKADFILWTLRPTMEELNEIETEFNKLKLADYTIPAYSYVSVVELSNYMGSDSKEDPYENPYVKARLYPELPKSKYICFYPMDKRRQGNDNWYMLSMEERREFMKSHGMIGRSYAGKVKQVITGSVGFDDYEWGVTLFSDDVLQFKKLVYEMRFDEVSARYGDFGSFFVGNILEVDKIAKFLHV, encoded by the coding sequence ATGAGTGAACCGGCACAAACCCTTGACGGCTGGTATTCTTTGCATGATCTTCGTTCTATCGACTGGCCTTCCTGGAAAGCCCTTTCCAGTGATGAACGCGAATCCGCTATCTATGAATTTCAGCAGTTTTTGGAAAAGCTTAATAAGACACAGGAAAATAAAAAAGGCAGCCATTCCCTCTATACCATTGTTGGTCAAAAAGCAGACTTTATTCTATGGACACTTCGTCCGACAATGGAAGAACTCAATGAAATTGAAACTGAATTTAACAAATTGAAGCTTGCCGACTATACAATTCCTGCTTATTCTTACGTATCCGTTGTAGAATTAAGTAATTATATGGGCTCCGACTCAAAAGAGGATCCATATGAAAATCCTTACGTAAAAGCCCGTTTATACCCTGAACTTCCTAAATCAAAGTATATCTGCTTTTATCCGATGGATAAGCGCCGCCAGGGAAATGATAACTGGTACATGCTTTCAATGGAAGAGCGCCGTGAATTTATGAAAAGCCACGGGATGATCGGCCGAAGCTATGCCGGCAAAGTAAAGCAGGTCATTACAGGCTCCGTTGGTTTTGACGACTATGAATGGGGCGTAACATTATTTTCGGATGATGTCCTTCAATTTAAGAAGCTTGTCTATGAAATGCGTTTTGATGAAGTAAGCGCACGCTACGGAGATTTTGGATCTTTCTTCGTTGGAAACATATTAGAAGTAGATAAAATCGCAAAGTTTCTTCACGTATAA
- the moaD gene encoding molybdopterin converting factor subunit 1 encodes MVKILLFADLRDKFGRGELEMEAEGKTVKELKAELETMNNRISLDSVMVAVNEEFTGEDTTIKNGDIVALIPPVSGG; translated from the coding sequence ATGGTTAAAATTCTTTTATTTGCTGATTTGCGTGATAAATTCGGCAGAGGTGAGCTTGAAATGGAAGCGGAGGGGAAAACCGTTAAAGAATTGAAGGCTGAGCTGGAAACAATGAATAATCGTATTAGCCTGGACTCCGTTATGGTGGCAGTGAATGAAGAGTTTACAGGGGAAGACACGACGATCAAGAACGGTGACATCGTTGCTCTTATCCCTCCTGTCAGTGGAGGTTAA
- a CDS encoding general stress protein has translation MYKVNVVENGLQATELINNLMNDGFEKDHIYLFAHDEDRSKDLTDATDTGTVGMKEQGLFTQVGNVFKKRGDELRSKMTSLGLTDIEAEKYEQALDQGKVVLVAAKDADHTNDDRTIM, from the coding sequence ATGTATAAAGTAAATGTAGTTGAAAATGGTTTGCAGGCAACTGAACTTATCAATAATTTAATGAATGACGGCTTTGAGAAAGACCATATTTATCTTTTTGCACATGATGAAGATCGCTCTAAGGATTTAACGGATGCCACTGATACAGGGACAGTAGGCATGAAGGAACAAGGCTTATTTACGCAGGTCGGAAATGTCTTTAAAAAACGAGGCGATGAGCTCCGTTCAAAAATGACTTCACTCGGCCTAACGGACATAGAAGCGGAGAAGTATGAGCAAGCACTCGATCAAGGAAAAGTCGTTTTAGTGGCTGCAAAGGATGCTGACCATACGAATGATGACAGAACGATTATGTAA
- a CDS encoding ABC transporter ATP-binding protein: MFGVLVKLNWFFKENWKRYSVAVIFLIIVGIIEVIPPKLVGMAIDDIHYGTLTWKGIGYYISLFLLILVLSYGMTYIWMYQLFGGANLLEKKLRSKLMGHFFKMTPGFYERNRTGDLMARATNDLKAVSQTAGFGILTLTDSTIYMLTILFTMGFFISWKLTIASIIPLPIMAYLMKIYGGRIHKRFMEAQDAFGDMNDKVLESVAGVRVIRAYVQERADEERFFNMTEDVFEKNMKVAIIDSLFDPTIKVLTGLSYLIGLGYGAYLVFHQSISLGDLVSFNVYLGMLIWPMFAFGELMNVMQRGNASLDRVNETLEEKEDVPNPLHAIEVQQPAAIQFGKYTFQYPTGKSPSLKDFSLQLMRGQTLGIVGKTGSGKTTLVKQLLREYQAGDGHFSVSDVEIKKQNKEQIRDWIGYVPQDHVLFSRTIKENILFGNPDATDDQVKEAIRLASFQKDLEMLPEGLQTLVGEKGVALSGGQKQRISIARALIKDPEILILDDSLSAVDAKTETRIIENIQKERNGKTTIITTHRLSAVEHADWIVVLEDGAMIQEGTHEQLAQAKGWYQEQFLRQQLEETSEEEVLS; this comes from the coding sequence ATGTTTGGTGTGCTGGTAAAGTTAAATTGGTTTTTTAAAGAAAATTGGAAACGGTATTCTGTTGCCGTTATCTTTTTAATTATAGTAGGCATTATTGAGGTGATTCCTCCTAAGCTGGTTGGAATGGCGATAGACGATATCCATTATGGTACATTGACCTGGAAAGGGATTGGCTATTACATCTCCCTCTTTTTGCTTATATTGGTTCTTTCCTATGGTATGACATACATTTGGATGTACCAATTGTTCGGCGGGGCAAATTTGTTGGAAAAGAAGCTACGTTCAAAATTAATGGGCCACTTTTTCAAAATGACCCCAGGCTTTTATGAAAGGAATCGGACAGGGGATTTAATGGCTAGGGCTACTAACGATTTAAAAGCAGTGTCCCAGACAGCAGGCTTTGGAATTTTAACGCTGACTGATTCAACTATTTATATGCTGACGATTCTATTTACAATGGGTTTTTTCATCAGTTGGAAGCTTACCATAGCTTCGATTATTCCGCTGCCAATTATGGCGTATCTTATGAAAATATATGGCGGGAGGATTCATAAGAGATTTATGGAGGCTCAGGATGCCTTCGGTGATATGAATGACAAGGTGCTGGAATCAGTAGCTGGTGTCAGGGTTATTCGTGCATACGTCCAGGAGAGGGCGGACGAAGAGCGATTTTTTAATATGACGGAAGATGTTTTTGAAAAAAATATGAAGGTCGCGATCATTGATTCATTATTCGATCCAACCATCAAAGTGTTAACGGGCTTAAGCTACTTGATAGGATTGGGGTACGGTGCCTATCTTGTCTTCCATCAATCTATCAGCCTGGGAGATTTGGTTTCCTTTAATGTTTATCTGGGGATGCTCATATGGCCGATGTTTGCCTTTGGTGAATTGATGAATGTCATGCAAAGAGGAAATGCCTCTTTGGACAGGGTCAATGAAACGTTAGAGGAAAAGGAGGACGTTCCGAATCCTCTTCATGCTATAGAAGTGCAGCAGCCAGCAGCTATCCAGTTTGGGAAGTACACGTTTCAATATCCAACTGGAAAATCGCCGAGCCTAAAGGATTTTTCTCTTCAATTAATGAGAGGACAAACGCTTGGAATTGTAGGGAAGACCGGCAGCGGAAAAACCACCTTGGTTAAGCAGCTGCTGCGGGAATATCAGGCTGGCGACGGTCATTTTTCTGTTTCTGATGTGGAAATAAAAAAGCAGAACAAAGAGCAAATCAGAGACTGGATAGGCTATGTACCCCAGGATCATGTGCTTTTTTCCCGAACAATTAAGGAGAATATCCTGTTTGGTAACCCGGATGCAACGGATGATCAGGTAAAAGAGGCCATCAGACTCGCTTCTTTTCAAAAAGACCTGGAGATGCTTCCTGAAGGTCTGCAAACGTTAGTCGGGGAGAAGGGTGTGGCATTATCAGGGGGGCAAAAACAAAGGATATCCATAGCTCGTGCATTGATTAAAGATCCGGAAATCTTAATTCTGGATGACTCGCTTTCGGCGGTGGATGCCAAAACGGAAACGAGGATTATTGAAAATATACAAAAAGAGAGAAATGGTAAAACGACCATCATTACCACCCATCGGCTATCTGCAGTAGAACATGCAGATTGGATTGTGGTGCTTGAAGATGGTGCAATGATCCAGGAAGGAACTCATGAGCAATTGGCTCAAGCCAAAGGCTGGTACCAGGAGCAATTTTTACGGCAGCAGCTGGAAGAGACCAGTGAAGAGGAGGTGTTATCATGA
- the pta gene encoding phosphate acetyltransferase yields the protein MSDLFSELKQRIKGKELKIAFPEGRDERILHAAGRLAEEGLLIPILIGDSQAIEKKANELNISIKGIKILDPRSYEEMSEVVAAFTERRNGKVSNEEAENILLDENYFGTMLVYMGKADGLVSGAAHSTADTVRPALQIIKTKEGVKKTSGVFIMVKDEEKYVFADCAINISPDSQDLAEIALESTRTAKMFNIEPKIAMLSFSTKGSAVSPETQRVTKAVQIAKEREPGLMLDGEFQFDAAFVPAVAKKKAPDSVIKGDANVFIFPSLEAGNIGYKIAQRLGGFEAIGPILQGLNAPVNDLSRGCTEEDVYKLALITAAQVL from the coding sequence ATGAGTGATCTTTTTTCTGAGTTAAAACAAAGAATAAAAGGGAAAGAGTTGAAAATTGCATTTCCGGAAGGAAGAGACGAGAGGATATTACATGCGGCAGGACGCCTTGCAGAAGAAGGTTTATTGATACCCATTTTAATTGGGGACAGTCAGGCCATTGAGAAAAAAGCGAATGAATTAAACATATCCATTAAGGGAATTAAGATTTTGGATCCGCGAAGCTATGAAGAGATGAGTGAGGTGGTAGCGGCTTTTACAGAAAGAAGAAATGGGAAAGTAAGTAATGAGGAAGCAGAGAACATTCTCTTAGATGAGAACTATTTTGGGACAATGCTTGTATATATGGGTAAAGCAGATGGACTTGTAAGCGGCGCTGCACATTCTACTGCTGATACTGTCCGACCGGCCCTTCAAATTATTAAGACAAAGGAAGGGGTTAAAAAAACCTCAGGTGTATTTATTATGGTAAAAGACGAGGAGAAATACGTATTTGCAGATTGCGCAATTAATATTTCTCCGGACAGTCAGGATTTAGCAGAAATTGCGTTGGAAAGTACAAGAACGGCAAAGATGTTTAATATCGAACCAAAAATAGCGATGTTAAGTTTTTCAACAAAAGGGTCAGCTGTATCACCGGAAACACAAAGGGTTACGAAGGCTGTTCAAATTGCAAAGGAAAGAGAGCCGGGCCTTATGCTGGATGGAGAATTTCAATTTGATGCCGCTTTTGTTCCTGCTGTCGCTAAAAAGAAGGCGCCTGATTCTGTTATAAAAGGTGATGCAAATGTATTTATCTTCCCAAGCCTCGAGGCTGGAAATATTGGGTACAAAATTGCTCAGAGATTGGGAGGGTTTGAGGCAATAGGTCCGATTCTGCAAGGCTTAAATGCCCCGGTAAATGACCTTTCAAGAGGATGCACTGAGGAGGATGTATATAAGCTTGCACTTATCACAGCTGCGCAAGTCCTGTAA
- a CDS encoding DUF423 domain-containing protein, protein MKVFILLGAINAFLSVALGAFGAHGLEGKMEPKYLEIWKTGVTYQMFHALGLLAIGLLAARITTSSMVTWAGWLMFIGIVLFSGSLYILALTRISVLGAITPLGGLGFLAAWVLVAVAAVKYL, encoded by the coding sequence ATGAAAGTGTTTATATTATTGGGTGCAATTAATGCCTTTTTATCTGTTGCGCTTGGTGCATTTGGTGCACACGGGCTAGAAGGAAAGATGGAACCAAAGTACTTAGAAATATGGAAAACAGGCGTAACCTATCAAATGTTTCATGCATTAGGTCTTTTAGCGATTGGCTTACTGGCTGCAAGGATTACAACAAGTTCTATGGTGACATGGGCAGGATGGCTAATGTTTATTGGGATTGTTTTATTTTCAGGGAGCTTGTATATCCTTGCACTTACAAGAATTAGTGTGTTGGGAGCCATTACACCGCTCGGAGGCTTAGGCTTCTTGGCTGCATGGGTACTGGTTGCCGTAGCAGCCGTAAAATATCTTTAA
- a CDS encoding ABC transporter ATP-binding protein: MNRGKELFRYALGYKKIIILAMMMLALSVGAELTGPFIAKTLIDKHVLGIESKWLETDKGKDTVLYKGRYYKRADYFTKGERKGKPVQIVQVGKEFYFSNQLLHLDGKRSYKNGIVTVQEGKKKEELQAERLSLQQILAFYHPDIPRMVGLLTFYLGLLLFASGFQYGQHYFLQKAANRIIQKMRMDIFKHIQRLPIRYFDNLPAGKVVSRITNDTEAIRDLYVTVLSTFFTSAIYIGGIFIALFILNVKLAAICLILLPILYVWMLIYRKYAASYNHTIRSKISEINATINESIQGMNIIQAFRREEQMQSEFEESNQSLFRYQNKLLNLNALTSHNLVGVLRNITFVAFIWYFGSGSIGIGSIVSLGVLYACVDYINRLFQPVTGIVNQFANLEQALVAGERVMKLLQEEGTLVEDARIPRYQGNVEFKQVYFGYSDDHDVLKDITFQAKRGETVALVGHTGSGKSSIMNLLFRFYDSKKGGITIDGRDIKDIPVQSLREHMAIVLQDPYLFTGTIETNVTLEDPGITREIAEKALRDVGADSVLRNLEKGLDEPVIEKGSTLSSGQRQLISFARALAFDPAILILDEATSHIDTETEAIIQNAMDVLKKGRTTFIIAHRLSTIRNADQIIVLDKGRIVEKGTHEDLMAMQGKYYQMYQLQQVKRAV, encoded by the coding sequence ATGAATAGAGGAAAAGAACTATTTAGATATGCATTAGGCTATAAAAAGATTATTATCCTCGCTATGATGATGCTGGCACTTTCAGTGGGAGCGGAGCTGACAGGACCTTTTATCGCCAAAACGCTTATTGATAAGCATGTGCTTGGAATAGAGTCGAAATGGCTGGAAACAGATAAAGGAAAAGACACGGTTTTGTATAAGGGCCGCTACTACAAAAGAGCAGATTATTTTACCAAAGGGGAACGCAAAGGAAAGCCTGTCCAAATTGTTCAGGTTGGTAAGGAATTTTATTTTTCCAACCAGCTTTTGCATCTTGATGGAAAGAGGAGCTATAAAAACGGAATTGTAACTGTTCAGGAAGGAAAGAAAAAGGAAGAGCTACAAGCTGAAAGGCTTTCTTTGCAGCAAATATTGGCTTTTTATCATCCCGATATCCCAAGGATGGTTGGGCTCTTAACTTTTTACTTAGGACTGCTTCTATTCGCATCCGGATTTCAGTACGGCCAGCACTATTTCCTTCAGAAAGCAGCCAATCGGATTATTCAAAAAATGCGGATGGATATTTTCAAGCATATTCAAAGACTTCCCATTCGCTATTTTGATAACCTTCCTGCAGGAAAGGTTGTTTCACGAATTACCAATGATACTGAAGCGATCCGTGATTTATATGTAACAGTCTTATCCACATTTTTTACAAGTGCCATTTATATTGGCGGTATTTTTATTGCGTTATTTATTTTGAATGTAAAGCTTGCGGCCATTTGTTTGATTCTTCTTCCAATATTATATGTATGGATGCTTATTTATAGGAAATATGCCGCATCGTATAACCATACGATCCGTTCAAAGATAAGCGAAATTAACGCAACGATAAATGAATCGATACAAGGAATGAACATTATCCAGGCCTTCCGCCGGGAGGAACAAATGCAATCAGAATTTGAAGAATCGAACCAGTCGCTGTTCCGTTATCAAAATAAGCTATTGAACTTAAATGCCTTAACCTCCCATAATTTAGTGGGTGTCTTAAGGAACATTACATTTGTGGCGTTTATTTGGTATTTTGGCAGCGGATCTATCGGAATTGGTTCCATCGTTTCCCTGGGGGTATTGTATGCTTGTGTAGATTATATTAACCGCTTATTCCAGCCAGTGACAGGGATTGTAAACCAGTTTGCCAATCTTGAGCAGGCGCTGGTAGCAGGAGAACGCGTCATGAAGCTTCTTCAAGAGGAAGGAACCCTTGTAGAGGATGCCAGAATTCCGCGCTATCAAGGAAATGTGGAATTCAAACAAGTATACTTTGGATATTCAGATGACCACGATGTTCTAAAAGATATAACATTCCAAGCAAAACGAGGGGAAACCGTCGCATTAGTAGGGCATACTGGTTCAGGGAAGAGTTCCATTATGAATCTGTTATTCCGTTTTTATGACAGTAAAAAAGGTGGAATCACCATTGATGGCAGAGATATAAAAGATATTCCTGTCCAATCCTTAAGGGAGCATATGGCAATCGTATTACAGGATCCTTATTTGTTTACTGGAACGATTGAAACTAATGTGACCTTAGAGGATCCAGGCATAACAAGGGAAATAGCAGAGAAAGCATTAAGAGATGTTGGAGCAGACTCAGTCCTTAGAAACCTAGAAAAAGGACTCGATGAACCGGTTATTGAGAAAGGCAGTACGCTGTCTTCCGGCCAGCGGCAGCTCATTTCGTTTGCACGGGCCCTAGCCTTTGATCCAGCCATTCTCATACTGGACGAAGCCACATCGCATATTGATACGGAGACAGAAGCAATCATTCAAAATGCCATGGACGTATTAAAAAAGGGGCGGACTACTTTCATCATTGCCCACAGGTTATCCACAATTCGCAATGCAGATCAAATTATTGTATTGGATAAAGGCAGGATTGTTGAAAAAGGAACTCATGAAGACCTGATGGCGATGCAAGGAAAATACTATCAGATGTATCAGCTTCAGCAGGTAAAAAGAGCAGTTTAA
- a CDS encoding ThiF family adenylyltransferase, which produces MGIERYSRQTLFAPIGEEGQKKIRNKHALLIGVGALGTSLAEMLTRAGIGRLTLIDRDYVEESNLQRQQLFSEEDALQKWPKAEAARQRLSSINKDVEIQAITGEADFSLLEKLAPGTDLILDGTDNFETRFLINDIAHKFSIPWIFGACVGSFGATYTILPGKTPCLHCLIKKLPMKGQTCDTVGIIAPTVHMVTAYQAAESLKILSGSMEDLRNTYVTFDLWSNQTLSLKADSMKDPACLTCGENPVYPFLSDESKLKTAVLCGRDTVQIRPASKMAISLEMLVLEWRSAGYEVSGNPYLISVKKNNSRMVLFKDGRALVHGTKEIMEAKKLYHSLMG; this is translated from the coding sequence ATGGGCATTGAAAGGTATTCCCGGCAAACATTGTTTGCACCGATTGGAGAAGAGGGGCAAAAAAAGATTCGCAATAAGCATGCGCTCCTGATTGGGGTAGGTGCTCTAGGTACAAGCCTGGCAGAAATGCTGACGAGGGCAGGCATCGGCAGACTTACACTTATTGACCGTGACTATGTAGAAGAAAGCAACCTTCAAAGGCAGCAGCTATTTTCAGAGGAGGATGCCCTGCAGAAATGGCCAAAAGCCGAAGCAGCAAGGCAGCGTCTTTCTTCGATAAATAAAGACGTTGAAATCCAAGCCATTACAGGGGAGGCGGACTTCAGCCTGCTGGAAAAGCTGGCGCCTGGCACAGACCTGATTTTAGATGGGACGGATAACTTTGAGACTCGCTTTTTAATTAATGATATTGCCCACAAATTCAGCATTCCATGGATTTTTGGGGCATGTGTCGGAAGCTTTGGGGCAACCTATACAATCCTTCCTGGAAAAACACCATGCTTGCACTGCCTAATAAAGAAGCTTCCTATGAAGGGGCAAACCTGTGACACGGTGGGGATTATAGCTCCAACGGTTCATATGGTTACGGCCTACCAAGCTGCGGAATCCTTAAAGATATTGAGCGGTAGTATGGAGGATCTCCGAAACACATACGTTACATTTGACTTGTGGTCAAATCAAACGCTCTCTTTAAAAGCGGATTCCATGAAGGATCCTGCTTGTTTAACCTGCGGGGAGAATCCGGTATATCCTTTTTTATCCGATGAAAGTAAACTTAAAACAGCTGTGTTGTGCGGGCGGGACACCGTCCAGATTCGTCCTGCCAGCAAAATGGCTATCTCATTGGAAATGCTTGTTTTAGAGTGGAGAAGTGCAGGCTATGAGGTGAGCGGAAATCCCTATCTTATATCTGTAAAGAAAAACAACAGCAGAATGGTTTTATTTAAAGATGGACGTGCTTTAGTTCATGGAACAAAGGAAATTATGGAGGCAAAAAAACTTTATCATTCATTGATGGGGTAA
- a CDS encoding uracil-DNA glycosylase, producing MKLELKNTDWLNVLQDEFKKPYYRNLMEFLQNEYETKTIYPEMQDIFNAFQFTPYHDVRVVLLGQDPYHGPNQAHGLSFSVKPGVKFPPSLRNIFRELHSDLGVPVPNNGCLEKWARQGVMLLNTVLTVRAGEAHSHKNRGWETFTDEVIKQINKKDSPVIFMLWGRPAQTKINLIDTAKHYVIESPHPSPLSASRGFFGSRPFSHINKILESHGLPVIDWEIES from the coding sequence ATAAAACTGGAATTGAAAAATACAGATTGGTTAAATGTGCTGCAAGATGAATTTAAGAAGCCTTATTACAGAAACCTGATGGAATTTCTTCAAAATGAATATGAAACCAAAACCATATATCCTGAGATGCAGGACATTTTTAATGCTTTTCAATTTACTCCATATCATGACGTTAGGGTTGTTCTGCTTGGACAGGATCCTTATCATGGGCCAAATCAGGCGCATGGCCTAAGCTTTTCGGTTAAGCCTGGTGTTAAGTTTCCTCCTTCACTGAGAAATATTTTTAGAGAGCTTCATTCTGATTTAGGAGTTCCCGTGCCGAATAACGGCTGTCTCGAGAAGTGGGCTAGGCAGGGTGTGATGCTATTGAATACTGTGTTGACAGTAAGGGCAGGAGAGGCACATTCCCATAAAAATAGGGGATGGGAAACTTTTACTGACGAAGTGATAAAGCAAATAAATAAAAAAGATAGTCCTGTTATTTTTATGCTATGGGGAAGGCCTGCTCAGACAAAAATCAATTTAATTGATACGGCCAAACATTATGTGATTGAATCTCCTCATCCGAGCCCATTATCTGCAAGCCGTGGCTTCTTTGGGAGCAGACCTTTCTCACATATCAATAAGATATTAGAGAGTCATGGTTTACCTGTGATTGATTGGGAAATAGAGAGCTGA
- a CDS encoding RsfA family transcriptional regulator codes for MKSRQDAWSDEDDLILAETVLRHVREGSTQLNAFEEVGDKLNRTSAACGFRWNAVVRHSYEQALQLAKKQRKQRQRLLGKEQGGKKKLLYQPPVPTLEDVEEVPLTALIQEVREESEDIDDVLPAPASAAPALAEQMPAAVNQQELNLAKVISYLQYLNTTQFQSTILKSENARLKNELSDTRKQNEELKKRIAQLEENSVTMQEDYETLMKIMNRARKLVLFNEDEPANSSFKMDRNGNLEKLAE; via the coding sequence ATGAAATCACGCCAAGATGCTTGGTCAGATGAAGATGATCTAATATTAGCAGAGACAGTTTTGCGCCATGTACGAGAAGGAAGTACACAACTAAACGCATTTGAAGAAGTAGGAGACAAGCTCAACAGAACATCCGCTGCCTGCGGATTCAGGTGGAACGCAGTGGTTCGCCATAGTTACGAACAAGCTCTTCAACTAGCAAAAAAACAGCGCAAACAGCGCCAGCGTTTACTAGGAAAAGAACAGGGCGGCAAGAAGAAGCTGCTTTATCAGCCTCCTGTCCCAACACTAGAGGATGTTGAAGAAGTACCTTTAACAGCTCTAATTCAAGAAGTGAGAGAAGAAAGTGAAGATATAGATGACGTACTGCCAGCACCTGCTTCAGCTGCTCCAGCCTTAGCGGAACAAATGCCTGCTGCAGTGAATCAGCAGGAATTGAATCTTGCAAAAGTAATAAGTTATTTACAATATTTAAATACTACTCAATTTCAATCCACGATTTTAAAAAGTGAGAATGCAAGATTGAAAAATGAATTGTCCGATACAAGAAAGCAAAATGAAGAACTGAAGAAAAGAATTGCCCAGCTGGAGGAAAACTCAGTAACCATGCAGGAAGATTATGAAACCCTCATGAAAATTATGAACCGGGCTAGAAAGCTAGTATTATTTAATGAGGATGAACCAGCAAATTCTTCATTTAAAATGGATCGAAACGGAAATCTGGAAAAACTTGCTGAATAA